Within the Miscanthus floridulus cultivar M001 chromosome 2, ASM1932011v1, whole genome shotgun sequence genome, the region CTTCTTTTAGTGCTCGTAGCCGTCCGGTCGCAAATTGTTTGTATGTAATTACTTAATTGTGAACTCTGGCTGATCCTTGTGAGATTAGTCTGGCAAGGATTGCATTGATCTTGGTAAGCCTAGGCTTACTAAGACCATACATTGTAACTTTCTATtcctcttaggccctgtttggttcccagGAATTGAGATGAATTGGAAAAATAATCTAATAATAAAATGAGAAACGCTTTCTAGATTTTGGTTCCAATTCATGGATGCAAACAggctcttaatgaaatacgcttAGGCACGGTCgcgaaaaaaaaaactgatttgGTTATAAAAATTCAGGGTCAATTACTAGCACAGGCACACAAAACAGTTGTTACGCGCCGAGCCACATCACCAAGCCCACAACAAAGCTAAGCCAAAGCCATCCATCAATCAGCACAACAACTGGTGAACCGCGTGGCATGATGACCAGAGGTGGGCGATATAATCACGGGTCACAATGCGGTCACAAGATCAGCGCCGCGCAATCACCTCGGGGACTGTAAGCTTCACGGACCCGGCCCGAGACGAAAGTTGAGGAGAGGATGGAATGGAACGCACCAGGGATCGAAGGGGGGTAGCACCAGTCCCGCCCCTGACGGGGGCGGCCGCCAATGGGGAGGTTGGGGGGTCTCTCCTCCTCGCCATCCCCTCCGTATCCTCTCCTCCTCGCCATCCCCTCCGTATCGAACCGCGGGAAGGAGTGGGTGGGCGTCTGAGCGAGGGGCTGGAGTTCGCTGCTCGCCTGCGCGCGCGCGCCGGCCGTGGGGATTGGATGGGGCTTGGGGTTGCGGTGGCGGCACCAGCAGCCAGCAGCGCACGAGCACGAGGCAATGTTTGCAGGCTTGCAGCGGTTCGTGAGTGAAGCGCGATGGGCTTTCACGGTTCGCGCAGCCTCGGCGGAAAGGCCTGGCCTGGTTGGTTGTGCCGCGGTGTCGGCATGGCAGGCCCGTCCGTCTGTCCGTAGAAAGGCCGGAATGACGCGCCCGCCGCCCTCGGTGTTGTTTCTGGGCTGCTCGTTTGATCCCACAAGATAACCGTTCTCTCAAATGAAATCTAACAACAGCCTTACAGAGCCCATCTGAGCTCCAGCGGAGCATATTTGGGTCTACCAACGTGATTCAAGGAATCAAGGTGCATTCTTCTCATGTAATAATCATCATGATATATCACACCTTTTACATTATCCCTTTTAGAAGAGTGAAGCTCAGACATGCTCTTTATCAGATCAGATGCCTCGTATATAACCTCGTTCCTTTTTTTTCTGAATGAACAGACACGTGATTGTGCACCATTTCAAATATAGAAGAAAGTGTGTAAATTCCTCTCATTCTAAATCTCCCAATTTACTAGAactccaaaaaaaaaactaagtaTTAGAAAAACTGGTGCCGACAGTCCGTGCCCAAAGTTCTGGGATCTGGCACCCAGGTCGTGTTATGTCCACTTGTGCAGTGGCTGAAGCATATCAAGCATATGCCAAACAATGGTGTTCGCGCCCTTTTCCAGACGGGCCGCGTTCTATCTGGTGGCACACAGTAGGAATTCGCGTTAGATACATAAGTAAGAGAGTAAAAAAGAATGGAATGCCAACAAGAAGCGATGTGGGACgctttaggctgtgtttagttgtaggaatttggattttggggctactgtagcacgttcgtttttatttggcaaatagtgttcaaacatggactaattaggctcaaaacgttcgtctcgtaatttcccaccaaactgtgtaattagtttttcttttcgtctacatttaatgctccatgcacgggccacaaacattcgatgtgacaggtactgtagcaactttttggaagttagggtggaactaaacaagggcttacctATAGTACTGCTGACGTTTCCTGAACTGCACGAGCATCGGGTATATGTTCTCGAAGGCCGTGTATATCTCTTCCCGCACCTTGGCTCCAGTGAGGACGATCTTTCCAGAGACGAAGACGAGGATCACGATCTTGGGCTCCACCATACGGTAGACCAGTCCAGGGAAGATCTCTGGCTCATACTGTACGTCAAACATCAGGAGAGCAACAGGTTAATAAGTTCTTCAGGTCAATGAGGATCAACAACAACAAGGCACACAAGTTTTTGAACTGAAGAAAGAACCGAGGACCGAGCTCCAAATGTTGCTAATTGCGCAGCTATGAACTTACATTGGCAAACGTGCCACTGGCCAAagcgaggccctccagacgaatAGGAAATTTGACGTCACATGACCCAACTATATTCTGGATCTTGAAATCCTGCATGTCACCAGAACCGGCCCGTTGAATCAAGGTGAGAGATCGAGTATCTTTTTTCTTTCTGAATGAACGAATCAAAGCGACAAAAGTATTACCTTGAACCGAGCTGGGAAGCCGAGCTTCTGGACAATGCGCGCAAACTGCAATGGAGGATAGCATTATACATATTAAGTCACATGGCAAAATTCAGCAAACAGCCAAAATTGGCATCCATCAACAGTTTATCCCTGCATAGCGAAACAATATGACAAGACCTTACCTTCCTCGCAGCAAGCTTTGAATGGTCTTCACTCTTTGCTCCAGTGCAAACCATCTTCCCTGAGGCAAATACCAATGCTGTTGTCTTCGGATCCCTTATCCTCATGATAACCGCAGCAACACGCTGTCAAGTATCAAGGTTATACGGTGATGAGACTGCAGTTGATAAACGAATGTAATATATAGTTCCATGGAAAATGTCCAAGGTAAATGAAAAGGCAGTAGCGGCACTGATCGATGATACCTTTGGGTTGTACTCTGCGTTACGAGCACTGTTGGCTATTTGTTGCAGATCCAACTGGCAGTCCAAATTGACTGTTGATACGATGTTCCTGACACATCAAGCAAGAGGCTGGTTAGGACTCCATCATTTCAAACTAGGCAGCAAATTAAAGAAGCAGTCACCTATCAACCCTTTTGAAATTAAATCAAGGAAAAAAGCCATCACACGGATCAAAAAGAAAAACAGCAACTCTTTACCTCAAAAAAGAAAAACAGCAACTCTTTTACAGCCAGATCAACAATGATGGCATGCTAGTTCCTTTTGGTGCAAGTTCAACACACTTTAATTAATCTCCCCATGTCATGCTAAGGATCAAACAGGTCATGCATAACTCCCCTACCCCACGGAGATAACGACTGCTATTTCGTACTACGTACTTGACTAGATATGCAATCCAAAGATTGAGCTCTCAGTCTCAAGAACCTTTGTAAAGAGGTGGCTAAATTCAGCGCAGAACGTTCGGTCGCAATCGGTTCAGATATTCGAGCAAGGAACACGCGAATTCGAATCCTTCGAATCACCCCAGACGCAACCCGCGACGCCCCGAATTGGTTCGCAATCCACACAGACGCCAACTAACAGATCAAAACCAAGAGCCGGTGCAATTGGTCGCATCCAAATTACCACGTACCCCATCCCCAATCCCCATCACCCACAAAACGCCCCACCCAACTGCTCCCCACGTCCAAGTTTTCG harbors:
- the LOC136538745 gene encoding TATA-box-binding protein 1-like → MASAAGADPTALELGQRSGSGAWGGGGGRAAAPAMNDAYEPGVDLAMHPSGFVPTLQNIVSTVNLDCQLDLQQIANSARNAEYNPKRVAAVIMRIRDPKTTALVFASGKMVCTGAKSEDHSKLAARKFARIVQKLGFPARFKDFKIQNIVGSCDVKFPIRLEGLALASGTFANYEPEIFPGLVYRMVEPKIVILVFVSGKIVLTGAKVREEIYTAFENIYPMLVQFRKRQQYYR